The following coding sequences are from one Oncorhynchus clarkii lewisi isolate Uvic-CL-2024 chromosome 20, UVic_Ocla_1.0, whole genome shotgun sequence window:
- the LOC139376779 gene encoding casein kinase I-like isoform X4, giving the protein MELRVGNRYRLGRKIGSGSFGDIYLGTDISVGEEVAIKLECVKTKHPQLHIESKIYKMMQGGVGIPTIKWCGAEGDYNVMVMELLGPSLEDLFNFCSRKFSLKTVLLLADQMISRIEYIHSKNFIHRDVKPDNFLMGLGKKGNLVYIIDFGLAKKYRDARTHQHIPYRENKNLTGTARYASINTHLGIEQSRRDDLESLGYVLMYFNLGSLPWQGLKAATKRQKYERISEKKMSTPIEVLCKGYPSEFSTYLNFCRSLRFDDKPDYSYLRQLFRNLFHRQGFSYDYVFDWNMLKFGANRSAEEAERERRDREDRLRHGRNPGARGLPAASGRPRGTQDPAPPTPLTPTSHTANMSPRPASGMERERKVSMRLHRGAPVNVSSSDLTGHQDTSRMSTSQNSIPFDNHAN; this is encoded by the exons ATGGAGTTAAGAGTGGGAAACCGATACAGGCTGGGAAGGAAAATTGGAAGTGGATCCTTTGGAGACATCTATTTAG GCACAGACATCTCAGTGGGAGAGGAGGTGGCCATCAAGCTGGAATGTGTGAAGACCAAGCACCCACAGCTCCACATCGAGAGCAAGATCTACAAGATGatgcagggaggag TGGGCATCCCTACAATAAAGTGGTGTGGAGCAGAGGGAGACTACAACGTGATGGTGATGGAGCTGCTAGGCCCCAGTCTGGAGGACCTGTTCAACTTCTGCTCCCGCAAGTTCAGCCTCAAGACTGTCCTGCTGCTGGCTGACCAGATG ATCAGCCGTATTGAGTACATCCACTCTAAGAACTTCATCCACAGAGATGTGAAGCCTGACAACTTCCTGATGGGCCTGGGCAAGAAGGGCAACCTGGTGTACATAATTGACTTTGGCCTGGCCAAGAAGTACCGCGACGCCCGCACACACCAGCACATCCCCTACCGCGAGAACAAGAACCTGACCGGCACGGCACGCTACGCATCCATCAACACACACCTGGGGATAG agcagTCTCGTCGTGATGACCTGGAGTCTCTTGGTTACGTCCTGATGTACTTCAACCTGGGCTCTCTGCCCTGGCAGGGCCTCAAGGCCGCCACCAAGAGGCAGAAGTATGAACGCATCAGTGAGAAGAAGATGTCAACCCCTATCGAGGTGCTCTGCAAGGGATACCCCT CGGAGTTCTCCACCTACCTGAACTTCTGTCGCTCTCTGCGGTTCGATGACAAGCCTGACTACTCTTACCTGAGACAGCTGTTCAGAAACCTGTTCCACAGACAGGGCTTCTCCTACGACTACGTCTTTGACTGGAACATGCTCAAGTTT GGGGCCAACCGTTCAGCGGAGGAGGCGGAGCGGGagcggagggacagagaggataggcTGAGACACGGCAGAAACCCTGGGGCCAGGGGACTCCCGGCCGCCTCAGGACGACCCCGAGGAACACAGGATCCGGCGCCGCCTACACCCCTCACACCCACCTCACACAcag ccaacatgtctccacgaCCGGCGTCCGGTATGGAACGAGAGAGAAAAGTGAGCATGCGGCTTCACAGGGGAGCTCCCGTTAACGTCTCCTCGTCCGACCTGACGGGACACCAGGACACCTCTCGCATGTCCACCTCACAG AATAGCATTCCCTTCGACAATCACGCCAACTAG
- the LOC139376779 gene encoding casein kinase I-like isoform X3, with the protein MELRVGNRYRLGRKIGSGSFGDIYLGTDISVGEEVAIKLECVKTKHPQLHIESKIYKMMQGGVGIPTIKWCGAEGDYNVMVMELLGPSLEDLFNFCSRKFSLKTVLLLADQMISRIEYIHSKNFIHRDVKPDNFLMGLGKKGNLVYIIDFGLAKKYRDARTHQHIPYRENKNLTGTARYASINTHLGIEQSRRDDLESLGYVLMYFNLGSLPWQGLKAATKRQKYERISEKKMSTPIEVLCKGYPSEFSTYLNFCRSLRFDDKPDYSYLRQLFRNLFHRQGFSYDYVFDWNMLKFTAPNSKGANRSAEEAERERRDREDRLRHGRNPGARGLPAASGRPRGTQDPAPPTPLTPTSHTANMSPRPASGMERERKVSMRLHRGAPVNVSSSDLTGHQDTSRMSTSQNSIPFDNHAN; encoded by the exons ATGGAGTTAAGAGTGGGAAACCGATACAGGCTGGGAAGGAAAATTGGAAGTGGATCCTTTGGAGACATCTATTTAG GCACAGACATCTCAGTGGGAGAGGAGGTGGCCATCAAGCTGGAATGTGTGAAGACCAAGCACCCACAGCTCCACATCGAGAGCAAGATCTACAAGATGatgcagggaggag TGGGCATCCCTACAATAAAGTGGTGTGGAGCAGAGGGAGACTACAACGTGATGGTGATGGAGCTGCTAGGCCCCAGTCTGGAGGACCTGTTCAACTTCTGCTCCCGCAAGTTCAGCCTCAAGACTGTCCTGCTGCTGGCTGACCAGATG ATCAGCCGTATTGAGTACATCCACTCTAAGAACTTCATCCACAGAGATGTGAAGCCTGACAACTTCCTGATGGGCCTGGGCAAGAAGGGCAACCTGGTGTACATAATTGACTTTGGCCTGGCCAAGAAGTACCGCGACGCCCGCACACACCAGCACATCCCCTACCGCGAGAACAAGAACCTGACCGGCACGGCACGCTACGCATCCATCAACACACACCTGGGGATAG agcagTCTCGTCGTGATGACCTGGAGTCTCTTGGTTACGTCCTGATGTACTTCAACCTGGGCTCTCTGCCCTGGCAGGGCCTCAAGGCCGCCACCAAGAGGCAGAAGTATGAACGCATCAGTGAGAAGAAGATGTCAACCCCTATCGAGGTGCTCTGCAAGGGATACCCCT CGGAGTTCTCCACCTACCTGAACTTCTGTCGCTCTCTGCGGTTCGATGACAAGCCTGACTACTCTTACCTGAGACAGCTGTTCAGAAACCTGTTCCACAGACAGGGCTTCTCCTACGACTACGTCTTTGACTGGAACATGCTCAAGTTT ACTGCCCCTAATTCCAAGGGGGCCAACCGTTCAGCGGAGGAGGCGGAGCGGGagcggagggacagagaggataggcTGAGACACGGCAGAAACCCTGGGGCCAGGGGACTCCCGGCCGCCTCAGGACGACCCCGAGGAACACAGGATCCGGCGCCGCCTACACCCCTCACACCCACCTCACACAcag ccaacatgtctccacgaCCGGCGTCCGGTATGGAACGAGAGAGAAAAGTGAGCATGCGGCTTCACAGGGGAGCTCCCGTTAACGTCTCCTCGTCCGACCTGACGGGACACCAGGACACCTCTCGCATGTCCACCTCACAG AATAGCATTCCCTTCGACAATCACGCCAACTAG
- the LOC139376779 gene encoding casein kinase I-like isoform X2 gives MELRVGNRYRLGRKIGSGSFGDIYLGTDISVGEEVAIKLECVKTKHPQLHIESKIYKMMQGGVGIPTIKWCGAEGDYNVMVMELLGPSLEDLFNFCSRKFSLKTVLLLADQMISRIEYIHSKNFIHRDVKPDNFLMGLGKKGNLVYIIDFGLAKKYRDARTHQHIPYRENKNLTGTARYASINTHLGIEQSRRDDLESLGYVLMYFNLGSLPWQGLKAATKRQKYERISEKKMSTPIEVLCKGYPSEFSTYLNFCRSLRFDDKPDYSYLRQLFRNLFHRQGFSYDYVFDWNMLKFGANRSAEEAERERRDREDRLRHGRNPGARGLPAASGRPRGTQDPAPPTPLTPTSHTANMSPRPASGMERERKVSMRLHRGAPVNVSSSDLTGHQDTSRMSTSQLVSGMIPGGLHSAAPR, from the exons ATGGAGTTAAGAGTGGGAAACCGATACAGGCTGGGAAGGAAAATTGGAAGTGGATCCTTTGGAGACATCTATTTAG GCACAGACATCTCAGTGGGAGAGGAGGTGGCCATCAAGCTGGAATGTGTGAAGACCAAGCACCCACAGCTCCACATCGAGAGCAAGATCTACAAGATGatgcagggaggag TGGGCATCCCTACAATAAAGTGGTGTGGAGCAGAGGGAGACTACAACGTGATGGTGATGGAGCTGCTAGGCCCCAGTCTGGAGGACCTGTTCAACTTCTGCTCCCGCAAGTTCAGCCTCAAGACTGTCCTGCTGCTGGCTGACCAGATG ATCAGCCGTATTGAGTACATCCACTCTAAGAACTTCATCCACAGAGATGTGAAGCCTGACAACTTCCTGATGGGCCTGGGCAAGAAGGGCAACCTGGTGTACATAATTGACTTTGGCCTGGCCAAGAAGTACCGCGACGCCCGCACACACCAGCACATCCCCTACCGCGAGAACAAGAACCTGACCGGCACGGCACGCTACGCATCCATCAACACACACCTGGGGATAG agcagTCTCGTCGTGATGACCTGGAGTCTCTTGGTTACGTCCTGATGTACTTCAACCTGGGCTCTCTGCCCTGGCAGGGCCTCAAGGCCGCCACCAAGAGGCAGAAGTATGAACGCATCAGTGAGAAGAAGATGTCAACCCCTATCGAGGTGCTCTGCAAGGGATACCCCT CGGAGTTCTCCACCTACCTGAACTTCTGTCGCTCTCTGCGGTTCGATGACAAGCCTGACTACTCTTACCTGAGACAGCTGTTCAGAAACCTGTTCCACAGACAGGGCTTCTCCTACGACTACGTCTTTGACTGGAACATGCTCAAGTTT GGGGCCAACCGTTCAGCGGAGGAGGCGGAGCGGGagcggagggacagagaggataggcTGAGACACGGCAGAAACCCTGGGGCCAGGGGACTCCCGGCCGCCTCAGGACGACCCCGAGGAACACAGGATCCGGCGCCGCCTACACCCCTCACACCCACCTCACACAcag ccaacatgtctccacgaCCGGCGTCCGGTATGGAACGAGAGAGAAAAGTGAGCATGCGGCTTCACAGGGGAGCTCCCGTTAACGTCTCCTCGTCCGACCTGACGGGACACCAGGACACCTCTCGCATGTCCACCTCACAG
- the LOC139376779 gene encoding casein kinase I-like isoform X1 translates to MELRVGNRYRLGRKIGSGSFGDIYLGTDISVGEEVAIKLECVKTKHPQLHIESKIYKMMQGGVGIPTIKWCGAEGDYNVMVMELLGPSLEDLFNFCSRKFSLKTVLLLADQMISRIEYIHSKNFIHRDVKPDNFLMGLGKKGNLVYIIDFGLAKKYRDARTHQHIPYRENKNLTGTARYASINTHLGIEQSRRDDLESLGYVLMYFNLGSLPWQGLKAATKRQKYERISEKKMSTPIEVLCKGYPSEFSTYLNFCRSLRFDDKPDYSYLRQLFRNLFHRQGFSYDYVFDWNMLKFTAPNSKGANRSAEEAERERRDREDRLRHGRNPGARGLPAASGRPRGTQDPAPPTPLTPTSHTANMSPRPASGMERERKVSMRLHRGAPVNVSSSDLTGHQDTSRMSTSQLVSGMIPGGLHSAAPR, encoded by the exons ATGGAGTTAAGAGTGGGAAACCGATACAGGCTGGGAAGGAAAATTGGAAGTGGATCCTTTGGAGACATCTATTTAG GCACAGACATCTCAGTGGGAGAGGAGGTGGCCATCAAGCTGGAATGTGTGAAGACCAAGCACCCACAGCTCCACATCGAGAGCAAGATCTACAAGATGatgcagggaggag TGGGCATCCCTACAATAAAGTGGTGTGGAGCAGAGGGAGACTACAACGTGATGGTGATGGAGCTGCTAGGCCCCAGTCTGGAGGACCTGTTCAACTTCTGCTCCCGCAAGTTCAGCCTCAAGACTGTCCTGCTGCTGGCTGACCAGATG ATCAGCCGTATTGAGTACATCCACTCTAAGAACTTCATCCACAGAGATGTGAAGCCTGACAACTTCCTGATGGGCCTGGGCAAGAAGGGCAACCTGGTGTACATAATTGACTTTGGCCTGGCCAAGAAGTACCGCGACGCCCGCACACACCAGCACATCCCCTACCGCGAGAACAAGAACCTGACCGGCACGGCACGCTACGCATCCATCAACACACACCTGGGGATAG agcagTCTCGTCGTGATGACCTGGAGTCTCTTGGTTACGTCCTGATGTACTTCAACCTGGGCTCTCTGCCCTGGCAGGGCCTCAAGGCCGCCACCAAGAGGCAGAAGTATGAACGCATCAGTGAGAAGAAGATGTCAACCCCTATCGAGGTGCTCTGCAAGGGATACCCCT CGGAGTTCTCCACCTACCTGAACTTCTGTCGCTCTCTGCGGTTCGATGACAAGCCTGACTACTCTTACCTGAGACAGCTGTTCAGAAACCTGTTCCACAGACAGGGCTTCTCCTACGACTACGTCTTTGACTGGAACATGCTCAAGTTT ACTGCCCCTAATTCCAAGGGGGCCAACCGTTCAGCGGAGGAGGCGGAGCGGGagcggagggacagagaggataggcTGAGACACGGCAGAAACCCTGGGGCCAGGGGACTCCCGGCCGCCTCAGGACGACCCCGAGGAACACAGGATCCGGCGCCGCCTACACCCCTCACACCCACCTCACACAcag ccaacatgtctccacgaCCGGCGTCCGGTATGGAACGAGAGAGAAAAGTGAGCATGCGGCTTCACAGGGGAGCTCCCGTTAACGTCTCCTCGTCCGACCTGACGGGACACCAGGACACCTCTCGCATGTCCACCTCACAG